One genomic segment of Mycolicibacterium gilvum includes these proteins:
- a CDS encoding glycosyltransferase, with product MLRVASVPGSHVYVRHLSHPDIPGVVRLQDPVPADRRKVPGGWWPPLMLEPGWVGAHHDLFDVFHVHFGFDAVGADVLTGVVQELKACDKPLVYTVHDLRNPHHVDPVEHTVQQDVLVAAADALITLTPGAAQEIRRRWDKDAVVLPHPHVLDRRRIEAARVPTDRFVVGVHVKSIRANMDPLPVLAALTEITSRLPAAQLAINIHDEVFIPDNHWYAPDIGEAVRAFGDYEHVRVTEHPYFSDAQLWDYLASLQVSVLPYRFGTHSGWLEACYDLGTAVIAPSCGFYSEQRPCHEYTFTEEEFDVDSLSSAVELAYGDWLGGTPAPRATWTERRTERSMLASAHHAIYRQVLR from the coding sequence TTGTTGCGCGTTGCCTCGGTGCCCGGCTCGCACGTCTACGTGCGGCACCTGTCCCACCCTGACATCCCCGGGGTCGTTCGTCTGCAGGACCCGGTACCCGCTGACCGACGGAAGGTGCCCGGCGGCTGGTGGCCGCCGCTGATGCTCGAACCAGGCTGGGTCGGCGCCCATCACGATCTCTTCGACGTGTTCCACGTCCATTTCGGCTTCGACGCTGTCGGCGCCGACGTGTTGACCGGTGTGGTGCAGGAACTCAAGGCCTGCGACAAGCCGCTCGTGTACACGGTGCACGATCTGCGCAACCCCCACCATGTCGACCCGGTCGAGCACACGGTGCAGCAGGATGTCCTCGTCGCCGCCGCCGACGCGTTGATCACGCTCACCCCCGGCGCCGCGCAGGAGATCCGGCGGCGGTGGGACAAGGACGCCGTTGTACTCCCCCACCCCCACGTCCTCGACCGTCGTCGCATCGAGGCGGCCCGCGTCCCCACCGACCGCTTCGTGGTGGGAGTGCACGTCAAGAGCATCCGGGCGAACATGGACCCCCTTCCGGTCCTCGCCGCGCTGACCGAGATCACCTCCCGACTGCCCGCCGCCCAACTGGCGATCAACATCCACGACGAAGTGTTCATCCCCGACAATCATTGGTACGCACCGGATATCGGGGAGGCGGTGCGCGCCTTCGGCGACTACGAACACGTCCGGGTCACCGAGCACCCCTACTTTTCCGATGCGCAGCTGTGGGATTACCTCGCGTCGCTGCAGGTATCGGTACTGCCGTACCGATTCGGCACGCACTCCGGATGGCTGGAGGCCTGCTACGACCTCGGCACCGCCGTGATCGCCCCCAGCTGCGGGTTCTACAGCGAGCAACGCCCCTGCCACGAATACACCTTCACCGAAGAGGAATTCGACGTCGACTCCCTGAGCAGCGCTGTCGAACTCGCCTACGGCGACTGGCTCGGCGGGACCCCCGCGCCGAGGGCGACATGGACCGAGCGCAGGACGGAGCGCTCCATGCTGGCCTCGGCGCACCACGCGATCTACCGTCAGGTTCTCCGATGA
- a CDS encoding SigB/SigF/SigG family RNA polymerase sigma factor: protein MSEPRREYSDVPNMIRALRQLDPASPEYRRLHERIIAMTLPLAQHTARRFRGRGQSHDDLFQVASVGLVNAVKRFDPDSGSDFLAYAVPTIMGEVRRYFRDCSWAVKVPRRLKDLNSQLAKARAELTQQLGRAPTPSEVAAHLGIDREEVVQATIASSNYATLSTDSTSGPDGDFVALRETLGEPDARLDAVVDNETIRPLIEKLPPREQAVLKLRFFDEMTQTQIAERMGYSQMHVSRLLAKALATLRDQALSDGTAADFVPSRSGRVA, encoded by the coding sequence TTGTCTGAGCCCCGCCGCGAGTACAGCGACGTGCCGAACATGATCCGCGCACTGCGTCAGCTGGATCCGGCATCGCCGGAGTACCGCCGCCTGCACGAGCGCATCATCGCGATGACACTGCCGTTGGCTCAGCACACCGCGCGGCGTTTTCGCGGCCGCGGTCAGTCCCACGACGACCTCTTCCAGGTCGCCAGCGTGGGCCTGGTCAACGCGGTGAAGCGGTTCGACCCGGACAGCGGTTCGGATTTCCTCGCCTATGCCGTACCGACGATCATGGGCGAGGTGCGGCGCTACTTCCGCGACTGCAGCTGGGCGGTGAAGGTTCCGCGCCGGCTCAAGGATCTGAACAGCCAATTGGCAAAGGCGCGTGCGGAGTTGACCCAGCAGCTGGGCCGTGCCCCGACCCCGAGCGAGGTCGCCGCGCACCTGGGCATCGACCGGGAAGAAGTCGTGCAGGCGACGATCGCGAGCAGCAACTACGCGACGCTGTCCACCGACAGCACGTCCGGCCCCGACGGCGACTTCGTCGCGCTGCGGGAAACCCTGGGAGAGCCGGACGCACGGCTCGACGCCGTGGTGGACAACGAGACCATCCGCCCGCTGATCGAGAAGCTGCCGCCGCGCGAGCAGGCGGTCCTGAAGCTGCGCTTCTTCGACGAGATGACCCAGACGCAGATTGCCGAACGCATGGGCTATTCGCAGATGCACGTGTCCAGACTGCTGGCCAAAGCGCTGGCCACCTTGCGGGACCAGGCGCTCAGCGACGGAACGGCGGCCGACTTCGTACCGTCGCGATCCGGCCGGGTCGCCTAG
- a CDS encoding SigB/SigF/SigG family RNA polymerase sigma factor codes for MFRELAVLDRDSAAFRRQREAIIARCLPLADHIARRFRGRGEGHEDLVQVARVGLLNAVNRFDVDSANDFLAFAVPTMMGEVRRYFRDHGWSLKVPRRLKELNVRLNAARADLTQDLNRAPTPSELAKYLGIDREEVVEGLVAANAYSTRSTEQPTTFSGDGEGLSLQDTFGAPDDNIQKVIDVNTVQPLLAALPERDRLVLKLRFFEDRTQSQIAEQIGVSQMHVSRLLARALATLRDQVGGEPATHS; via the coding sequence ATGTTCCGCGAACTCGCCGTCCTCGACCGCGACTCGGCGGCGTTCCGGCGGCAGCGCGAGGCCATCATCGCTCGCTGCCTCCCCCTGGCCGATCACATCGCGCGACGGTTCCGAGGCCGTGGCGAGGGCCACGAGGACCTCGTCCAGGTGGCCCGCGTGGGACTGCTCAATGCCGTCAACCGGTTCGACGTCGACAGCGCCAACGATTTCCTGGCGTTCGCGGTCCCCACCATGATGGGTGAGGTCCGGCGGTACTTCCGCGACCACGGATGGTCGCTCAAGGTCCCGCGACGTCTCAAGGAACTCAATGTGCGACTCAACGCGGCGCGGGCCGACCTGACCCAGGACCTCAACCGTGCGCCCACTCCCAGCGAGCTCGCCAAGTATCTGGGGATCGACCGCGAAGAGGTCGTCGAGGGGCTGGTGGCGGCCAATGCGTACTCCACGCGGTCGACCGAACAGCCGACGACGTTCAGCGGAGACGGCGAGGGATTGTCGCTGCAGGACACCTTCGGCGCCCCCGACGACAACATCCAGAAGGTCATCGACGTCAACACCGTGCAGCCACTGCTGGCGGCGCTGCCCGAGAGGGACCGCCTCGTGCTGAAGCTGCGCTTCTTCGAGGACAGGACCCAGAGCCAGATCGCCGAGCAGATCGGGGTCTCCCAGATGCACGTGTCGAGACTGCTGGCCCGCGCCCTGGCGACGCTGCGCGATCAGGTCGGCGGCGAGCCGGCGACGCACTCCTGA
- a CDS encoding GlsB/YeaQ/YmgE family stress response membrane protein encodes MIGTIIGAIVVGLIVGALARLVMPGKQNIGVLMTIVLGALGSFLGTWITYTLGYSNSNGGFEVIPFLVGIIVAIALIAAYLGITGRRGTRPRV; translated from the coding sequence ATGATCGGAACCATCATCGGCGCAATCGTCGTCGGTCTCATCGTCGGTGCGCTGGCACGGCTCGTGATGCCGGGCAAGCAGAACATCGGCGTGTTGATGACCATCGTGTTGGGCGCCCTCGGGTCGTTCCTGGGGACGTGGATCACCTACACCCTGGGGTATTCGAATTCCAATGGGGGATTCGAGGTCATCCCGTTCCTGGTCGGCATCATCGTCGCCATCGCGCTGATCGCCGCCTACCTCGGAATCACGGGTCGCCGCGGCACCCGCCCGCGCGTCTGA
- a CDS encoding YihY/virulence factor BrkB family protein, whose protein sequence is MGALRPAAVAGAFAAGLATGVLTRSQRNTHAGPDELPESAASAAPEPAEAEKVDAPPADDPAKPESPTDLTRPSWLFVLRKTAREFTHDQCTDLAAALTYYAVLSLFPALVVVMSLLGVIGQSERTADAVLGIVDDVSPGAAVDVLREPIQQLVNAPSAGLTLVLGIVGALWSASGFVGAFGRAMNRIYEVEEGRPGWKLRLQQLFLTLVGLIVAATAALLLAVSGPVAEAVGGYLGVGATGLTVWNIARWPLLLVLVVFGVAMLYYVSPNVRQPKFRWISVGAAIAIVTWVCASLGFGFYVANFGNYNKTFGTLAGVIVFLLWLWLTNLALLFGAEVDAELERGRQLQAGIRAEDTLKLPLRDTSLIEKNKAKEHETRLRGRVLRRSRGRHDGFGDDPQG, encoded by the coding sequence GTGGGAGCACTTCGACCCGCGGCGGTAGCGGGAGCATTCGCCGCGGGACTGGCCACCGGTGTCCTCACACGGTCGCAGCGGAACACCCACGCCGGCCCGGATGAACTGCCGGAGTCCGCTGCGTCGGCTGCCCCTGAGCCCGCCGAGGCCGAGAAGGTGGACGCCCCGCCGGCCGACGATCCGGCCAAACCCGAGTCGCCCACCGACCTCACCCGGCCGTCGTGGCTGTTCGTGTTGCGAAAGACCGCCCGGGAGTTCACGCACGACCAGTGCACCGATCTCGCCGCGGCGTTGACGTACTACGCGGTGCTGTCGCTGTTCCCCGCGCTCGTCGTCGTCATGTCTCTGCTCGGAGTCATCGGGCAGAGCGAGCGCACGGCCGACGCCGTGCTCGGGATCGTCGATGACGTCAGCCCGGGAGCAGCCGTCGACGTGCTGCGGGAGCCGATCCAACAGCTCGTGAACGCACCGTCGGCCGGATTGACGTTGGTGCTGGGCATCGTCGGCGCGTTGTGGTCGGCCTCGGGCTTCGTCGGGGCGTTCGGGCGGGCAATGAACCGCATCTATGAAGTGGAGGAAGGCCGACCCGGCTGGAAACTGCGCCTGCAGCAACTGTTCCTGACGTTGGTCGGGCTGATCGTCGCCGCGACGGCCGCGCTCCTGCTGGCCGTCAGCGGGCCGGTGGCAGAGGCCGTCGGCGGATACCTCGGGGTCGGAGCCACGGGATTGACGGTCTGGAACATCGCCAGGTGGCCGTTGCTCCTCGTTCTCGTCGTGTTCGGTGTGGCGATGCTCTACTACGTGAGTCCGAATGTGCGCCAACCGAAGTTCCGGTGGATCAGTGTGGGTGCTGCGATCGCGATCGTCACCTGGGTGTGCGCCTCCCTCGGATTCGGGTTCTACGTCGCGAATTTCGGCAACTACAACAAGACCTTCGGCACGCTCGCCGGTGTCATCGTGTTCCTGCTGTGGCTGTGGCTGACCAATCTCGCGCTGCTCTTCGGTGCCGAGGTCGACGCCGAACTCGAGCGTGGTCGCCAACTGCAGGCGGGCATCAGGGCGGAGGACACCCTCAAACTGCCGCTGCGGGACACCAGCCTCATCGAGAAGAACAAGGCCAAGGAGCACGAGACCCGGCTGCGCGGCAGGGTTCTGCGGCGGTCCCGGGGGCGGCATGACGGTTTCGGTGACGATCCGCAGGGGTAA
- a CDS encoding NAD-dependent epimerase/dehydratase family protein — MRIVITGASGNVGTALLRRLIGTGDGHDLVGIVRRPPPAEGVYREVTWHAIDLADADAQDRLRPIFEGADAVVHLAWGFQPTRNTEYLTRVGVGGTRAVLGAAHAAAVGHLVHMSSVGAYAPGRYGDYVNEDWPTLGIRTSPYSRDKSRAESLLDEYLDEQGSAAIPVARLRPGFIVQRDAASGLMRYALPGYVPMPVVPLLPIVPLDRRLCIPLVHADDVAAALVAIVHRCAVGPFNVAAELPVRRADVAEVLNARQIHVPSQILGTLVDLTWRARLQPIDRGWLDMAFSVPLLDCARAEKELGWQPTWSSVAALADVIDGVARQASTESPPLRPRSMLEQLRRDLTEGLMTTRHLP; from the coding sequence GTGCGTATCGTCATCACGGGCGCCTCGGGCAATGTCGGCACCGCGCTGCTACGGCGTCTGATCGGGACCGGCGACGGACACGACCTCGTCGGCATTGTGCGCAGGCCACCTCCTGCCGAGGGCGTGTATCGCGAAGTAACCTGGCACGCAATTGATCTCGCTGACGCCGATGCGCAAGACCGGCTCCGCCCGATCTTCGAGGGCGCCGATGCCGTGGTACACCTGGCGTGGGGGTTCCAGCCCACCCGCAACACCGAATACCTGACGCGAGTGGGGGTCGGGGGCACCCGCGCCGTTCTCGGCGCCGCACATGCCGCCGCCGTGGGACATCTGGTGCACATGTCCTCGGTGGGCGCTTATGCGCCGGGCAGATACGGTGACTACGTCAACGAGGACTGGCCCACCCTCGGGATCCGGACCTCGCCCTACAGCAGGGACAAGTCCCGCGCGGAGTCGCTCCTCGACGAGTATCTGGACGAGCAGGGCAGTGCGGCGATCCCGGTGGCCAGGCTGCGGCCGGGATTCATCGTGCAGCGCGATGCCGCCAGCGGTTTGATGCGTTACGCGCTGCCGGGCTATGTGCCGATGCCGGTTGTACCGCTGCTTCCGATCGTGCCTCTCGACCGCAGGTTGTGCATTCCGCTCGTGCACGCCGATGACGTCGCCGCGGCACTCGTGGCCATCGTGCACCGCTGCGCCGTGGGGCCGTTCAACGTCGCCGCGGAGCTCCCGGTGCGCCGCGCCGACGTCGCCGAGGTCCTGAACGCCAGACAGATTCACGTCCCGTCGCAGATCCTGGGAACACTCGTCGATCTCACCTGGCGGGCACGGCTGCAACCGATCGACCGGGGATGGCTCGACATGGCTTTCAGCGTCCCGTTGCTCGACTGTGCGCGGGCGGAGAAGGAACTCGGCTGGCAGCCCACGTGGTCGTCGGTGGCAGCGCTCGCCGACGTCATCGACGGTGTGGCCCGCCAGGCCAGTACCGAAAGTCCGCCACTGCGCCCACGCTCGATGCTCGAACAACTGCGGCGTGACCTCACCGAGGGCCTGATGACCACCCGTCACCTTCCCTGA
- a CDS encoding flavin-containing monooxygenase, whose protein sequence is MTQHDSVAQRGSVEPGAEQVVVLGAGPAGLGIARELKHRHGVDPLIVDRSDAPAASWRARYDGFRLNTCGFWSHLPGQRIPLSFGRWPTRDQMVEYFDDYVRRQGLRLRLGVRAERIDRDGAGWSITTDDADVRASAVVVGLGNHNTPGLPPWPGMDGFTGQLLHAADYRSAEPFGGQEVLVVGSGNSAVDIALQLSSAVAAKVWMSVRTPPQLVPRSTAGLPIDTLGPLLATLPVWLLDGAATAMRRVWFGELAGVGLPPPRQGIYTALRARAKVPTIADELVPRVKDGRIEIVSAVESFETNRVVLADGTALASQVVIGATGYRRGLDALVGHLGVLTDDGHPVVNGPPAAAPGLWFAGYEEPLIGPLRAFRRQAPDVAAEVVSHLAASSAASQTLSR, encoded by the coding sequence GTGACGCAGCACGATTCCGTGGCGCAGCGCGGTTCCGTCGAGCCCGGGGCCGAACAGGTGGTGGTGCTCGGAGCCGGACCGGCAGGCCTCGGCATCGCGCGCGAACTCAAGCACCGGCACGGAGTCGATCCGTTGATCGTCGACCGGTCCGACGCGCCCGCGGCGAGCTGGCGGGCGCGCTACGACGGGTTCCGCCTGAACACATGCGGATTCTGGTCCCACCTTCCGGGGCAGAGGATCCCGCTGAGTTTCGGGCGCTGGCCGACACGCGACCAGATGGTGGAGTATTTCGACGATTACGTCCGGCGTCAGGGACTGCGGTTGCGGCTGGGAGTGCGCGCCGAGCGGATCGACCGTGACGGTGCGGGGTGGTCGATCACCACCGATGACGCGGACGTGCGGGCCTCGGCGGTCGTCGTTGGCCTCGGCAACCACAACACGCCCGGCCTGCCCCCCTGGCCGGGGATGGACGGATTCACCGGACAGCTTCTCCACGCGGCCGACTATCGGAGTGCGGAGCCCTTCGGTGGGCAGGAGGTGCTGGTGGTCGGGTCGGGGAATTCCGCCGTGGACATCGCACTGCAGCTCAGCAGCGCAGTCGCGGCCAAGGTGTGGATGTCGGTACGGACACCCCCGCAGCTGGTTCCGCGTTCGACGGCAGGTCTTCCCATCGACACGCTCGGGCCACTTCTGGCGACGCTGCCGGTCTGGCTTCTCGACGGTGCCGCCACCGCGATGCGACGGGTCTGGTTCGGCGAGCTCGCAGGCGTCGGGCTCCCGCCGCCGCGCCAGGGCATCTACACCGCGCTGCGGGCGCGGGCCAAAGTGCCGACGATCGCCGACGAGCTGGTGCCGCGGGTCAAGGACGGCCGTATCGAGATCGTCTCCGCGGTGGAATCATTCGAGACGAATCGTGTCGTTCTGGCCGACGGCACCGCGTTGGCTTCCCAGGTGGTGATCGGCGCGACGGGTTACCGCCGCGGTCTCGATGCGCTTGTCGGGCACCTCGGGGTGTTGACCGACGACGGTCATCCGGTGGTCAACGGCCCGCCCGCCGCGGCCCCCGGGCTGTGGTTCGCGGGGTACGAGGAGCCGTTGATCGGTCCGCTCCGGGCGTTCCGCCGGCAGGCACCGGACGTCGCGGCCGAGGTCGTATCCCATCTCGCCGCGTCATCGGCTGCCTCGCAGACCCTTTCGCGCTGA
- a CDS encoding YihY/virulence factor BrkB family protein, which translates to MVEWLDRLQRRSKAAGFVIAVIYKYLDDQGNYLAALLAYYAFVSLFPLLLLLTTTLGVLLWNRPQWRAEIIDSAISQFPLIGEQLSRPESLSGGTTAVVIGIVGALYGGLGVGQALQNAMDTVWAVPRYVRRDPIKSRVYSILLLIVLGSFLVGTTLLTGLGRNWANLGFLGTSAVVVGSVLLNAAVCAVALRVTTVRPLTWTQVLPGAVLAAVLWQALQWFGATYVAHVVASASVTNSVFAIVLGLLAFLYLVSTAFMICAEINVVRVDRLHPRALLTAFTDNVDLTHADRRAYAGQAEAQRAKSFQQVAVSFEEELEEELEKEAEPGASDGGTPTAPTP; encoded by the coding sequence ATGGTCGAGTGGTTGGACCGTCTGCAGCGACGGAGCAAAGCTGCCGGCTTCGTCATCGCCGTCATCTACAAGTATCTCGACGACCAGGGGAACTACCTCGCGGCGCTGCTTGCGTACTACGCGTTCGTCTCCTTGTTCCCGCTGTTGCTGCTGCTGACCACCACCCTCGGCGTGCTGCTGTGGAACCGGCCGCAGTGGCGGGCCGAGATCATCGATTCCGCGATCAGCCAGTTTCCCCTGATCGGTGAGCAACTCAGCCGCCCCGAATCGCTGAGCGGCGGAACGACAGCGGTCGTCATCGGCATCGTCGGCGCCCTCTACGGCGGACTGGGTGTCGGGCAGGCGCTTCAGAACGCGATGGACACGGTGTGGGCGGTTCCCCGGTACGTGCGGCGTGACCCGATCAAGTCCCGCGTGTACAGCATCCTGTTGCTGATCGTGCTCGGGTCGTTTCTGGTGGGTACGACGCTGCTGACCGGTCTGGGACGGAACTGGGCGAATCTGGGCTTTCTGGGCACCTCGGCGGTGGTCGTCGGCTCGGTTCTGTTGAACGCCGCCGTCTGCGCCGTGGCTCTGCGGGTCACGACGGTGCGACCGTTGACGTGGACCCAGGTGCTGCCGGGGGCGGTCCTGGCCGCGGTGTTGTGGCAGGCGCTGCAGTGGTTCGGCGCCACCTATGTGGCGCATGTGGTCGCGTCCGCGAGCGTGACCAACAGTGTGTTCGCAATCGTGTTGGGGCTGTTGGCATTCCTGTATCTCGTGTCCACCGCCTTCATGATCTGCGCCGAGATCAACGTGGTGCGCGTCGATCGTCTGCATCCGCGTGCACTGCTGACAGCGTTCACCGACAACGTCGATCTCACCCATGCCGATCGCCGAGCGTATGCCGGGCAGGCGGAAGCGCAGCGCGCCAAAAGCTTTCAGCAGGTCGCTGTGTCGTTCGAGGAGGAGCTCGAGGAGGAGCTCGAGAAGGAGGCGGAACCCGGCGCCTCCGACGGCGGCACGCCGACCGCTCCCACCCCATAA
- a CDS encoding PE-PPE domain-containing protein: MRITKRGARSAGMACGTVAASAALAVSTATSGWGVSTAIVIGGIGTPSMHEVVTNQLLGGALQDYDQRVSVNWPAEARPYTGEDDMTLGQSIEIGRANLNAQIDTALAQLERDADGNLLDGEQVTVVGLSAGSLVVTETLRGWQSDDKEDPDAEEINFVVVADSSRQEIIDDTEQYNPTYDYTYRKAPETVYDTVEVTGEYDGMADFPDRFNLTAISNALAGSVLRHVQTMFSDLSDVPKQTPP; this comes from the coding sequence ATGCGAATCACGAAGAGGGGAGCGCGCAGCGCGGGCATGGCGTGCGGCACCGTCGCGGCATCGGCAGCGCTCGCGGTGAGCACCGCGACCTCCGGGTGGGGCGTGAGCACGGCGATCGTCATCGGCGGCATCGGGACACCGTCGATGCACGAGGTCGTGACCAACCAACTTCTCGGCGGCGCGCTGCAGGATTACGACCAGCGGGTCAGTGTGAACTGGCCGGCGGAGGCGCGACCGTACACGGGGGAGGACGACATGACCCTCGGCCAGTCGATCGAGATCGGCAGGGCCAACCTGAACGCCCAGATCGACACCGCGCTCGCCCAGCTCGAACGTGACGCGGACGGGAACCTGCTCGACGGCGAACAGGTCACCGTCGTCGGACTGTCCGCCGGCTCCCTGGTCGTCACCGAAACCCTGCGTGGCTGGCAGTCGGACGACAAGGAGGATCCGGACGCTGAGGAGATCAACTTCGTCGTCGTCGCGGACTCCAGCCGCCAGGAGATCATCGATGACACCGAGCAATACAACCCGACCTACGACTACACCTACCGGAAGGCTCCGGAGACCGTGTACGACACGGTCGAGGTGACCGGGGAGTACGACGGAATGGCCGACTTCCCGGACCGTTTCAATCTGACCGCGATCTCGAACGCGTTGGCCGGGTCGGTGCTGCGGCACGTGCAGACGATGTTCTCCGATCTGTCCGACGTGCCGAAGCAAACACCACCGTGA
- a CDS encoding PE-PPE domain-containing protein, with amino-acid sequence MTENALGGTTVRYLVPAETLPLVQSNPSLAPREAELRAQVDRGYSRNDPANVAARLAGPDVPERIRDIVTPEAAAQDTEDVDLGITAAVQQDEESGAGAIPEIDGQRSLGEQLEAAQNAEDGADTSPAPTSRTIGAAVEAISERSTTADDDTGATPLTPDAGDTESSTSDGASESAGSDVGDSTTRTSTKPSSDGAARSSSSAE; translated from the coding sequence GTGACGGAGAACGCGCTGGGCGGCACCACGGTCCGCTACCTCGTACCCGCCGAAACCCTGCCACTCGTCCAGTCCAACCCGAGCCTCGCCCCGCGCGAAGCGGAGCTGAGGGCCCAGGTCGACCGCGGCTACAGTCGCAACGATCCCGCCAATGTCGCGGCCCGACTCGCCGGTCCCGACGTCCCCGAACGAATCCGGGACATCGTCACACCGGAGGCCGCTGCGCAGGACACCGAGGACGTCGACCTGGGTATCACCGCGGCGGTGCAGCAGGACGAGGAGAGCGGTGCCGGCGCGATCCCCGAGATCGACGGACAGCGCAGTCTCGGTGAGCAACTCGAAGCAGCGCAGAACGCCGAGGATGGCGCCGATACCTCGCCCGCGCCGACGTCGCGCACGATCGGTGCGGCGGTCGAAGCGATCAGCGAAAGATCCACGACCGCAGACGATGACACGGGTGCAACCCCCCTGACCCCGGACGCCGGCGACACGGAGTCGTCCACGTCCGACGGGGCGAGCGAGTCGGCGGGTTCGGACGTCGGCGATTCGACCACGAGGACCTCGACGAAACCGAGTTCCGACGGCGCAGCGCGCTCCTCATCGTCGGCGGAGTGA